TATTTTTctgatatcaaattaaaattgagaatggagatggggaatgtgtaaaagaaacaacaacccgaccccagagcagacaacagccgaaggccaacaatgggtcttcaatgcagcgagaacttccgcacccggaggtgtccttcggCTTGTCCCTTCATAAATATGTATTCTGGTTCAGTGATTATGAACGAgatactaaactccgaataatTGTCTGGTAAATAATGTATTGTCATGAGTTTCAACGATGAGGCtgtatattaaatttttgaaagagACATTTGGTCACAAGATAAGATTGCCAACGCACAAATAAAGGCATTGATAGAAACCCTATCTATCAGAAATACATCAGTTCAGAGGTAGTCCGTGTCCgatttcatttttcatattaaaattagATAACGtcagaaatattttcagttctTTGATAATCGGATTGCAGATTATTTTCTGTAACTAATATAGAGCCTTCTAATAGAAAGGcgtgtattttttatatttatccaaCTTTCAATATATCTTAACTAATTGAGAcatattatatatcaaatatgataatttatctATTAAAAATGttaagtaatttattttattagttatcTTATATAGGTTATGacatatcttatatagttaaaatATATCTtggttatttgttttgtaatcaaTTAGGCGATTGATTTATGTCTTGGCCTTTTATTGCCAACCATACGATGTCGGCCTTTCTCATTGAATAAGATCGAACGGTCGtatataattgttaaaatttCCTATATTTCTGGGAATGCAAATATCATCCATCAGAGTGGACTATTGACCAGTTTTCTGTTAGAGTTGATTCAATTCTTTATCTGATCATACAAAACATACAGCGAGGCAACCTTCTTACAGGGGGCAATTTGCTAGAGAATAATTGAAAATGTTCTAGACCGGGTTGAACAAACAATGTTAATCCGTTTTACAACCCTAGATCAGAACTTTATTTATTGTCTGTTTTGTCTAGCACTACTTGAGAATAAGTATTATAGACTTAAGACTTGAAAATACAATTCTCTTTAATACCAGAAACGGTACCAAATGGATGAAACTTCGAAAAATTGCATGCCGTTGCTGTTTTAAAAAGTCTCAGTTAGAACGatacttcaacatgttcaaatgaaatcctcatagataccagtattgaaATTTTCGCAAGTCACGTTTAGCAGGGATATCTAACTGGATATTTCTACTAGAGACTGCAGGGTATCAGTGCTGAATTCGAATTTTCGAACTATGAATTAACCTGACATCAAATTTGTTCCATCTCCGTTCTTCTGTTCAGTCTGTTTGGTTTTCTTTTGCACCGAAAAACATTTATTAACTATACATGAGTCACTCAAATTCACATTTTAGAAAAATTCAAATGGAAAAGCCAGAACAAAAGATACACACAAAACAATACACTtattctgaaatttgaaatatcttttttcatATTATCTGTATATGATATGTGataatatttgtttgaatttcaCAAACAGTTGACATTTAACTTTCAAGAACTGTTTTGTAAAATCACATAAACAGTTTCTTAATTTTCCTACCAAATGTTCTAAGTTGGCTAAATAATGAAACATTTCATCTTCTACATTTCGTATATCAGTCGGACATAGTTTGAATTATGCTTATGAAAAGCAGTAGTCAGATGGGGTTGCACCAGAATTCAAACACAAATAAATTGGACTATAAACTGTTGGCTTGGATTTACCTTGTACTCCTTGCCGTCAAATCCGATTGAAAATCATTTCACCGATACATTGAAAATACTAGAAAGTAAACAATGCTTGTCTGAGTATTAATGCCGGTATTTTTTCCTAAGTATAAAAAAGAGAAATGCAAATCATTCATCAGTGAGGCTATTAATCGGCCTCGAATACATCGATTTGCTGATATAAAAGGCTACACTGAGAATTATTTACCATCCAGAAAACAAGGTTGGACAGCAAGCATTGATTAAGCTCCATAAATTGAGGCACATTTCCTACCCAGACACGAGTTCGGTTAACCAAGATCAGGAGCCAAATGTCATTCTCAAACTGATATATGCTAAGCTCTGACTTCTTGTTCAGTATTGGctattgttttattcatttttaaattgatCCGCTCttcaacatttgtattttaatttggatatttaaaaaaatattttggccCCGAGCACCATAGAAGAGACATTAATAGTTGAAATGCGGATGTGATGCATTGTAGATACTGCCGTTGGCCGTACGATGATATAACAGTTTTAAAAACAGTAATTAAACCATCTAAAATGTACTGTATTTAATTTGTGAAATGAATTAGAAAAATGTTCAAACAAAGATTATCAGGTCGAAACGGAAAAAAAACACTATCGACTCTGTGTAGGGTTTTTGGGGATTGAATCAACGGTGCTTGGTGTAATTTTCAGGCAAGACAAGCTTTGAATATCACATGTATAAACCATATATTTGACTAGCCATGATATTTTCAAGCTCATGAAGGTACCACGGTCAAAATGAGTCTCTGCATTTATATGAAGTTTtcgtttatttatatacataaattatgccgttagttttctcgtttgaattgttttaaaatgttatttcagggccttttatagctgactatgcggtatgtgctttgttcattaTTGACGGCCCttcggttacctatagttgttaatttttgtgtcattttgtctcttgtggatagttgtctcattggcaatcttagaTTTTCTAGATTCTTCAAAATAACAGAactattgtcatttttgttattatcgattttattaaaattttccatcttattcttaaattttttcacatgtatgtttatattttatagttgttATGTAACATTGTCTTTGTAGGGAAAAGGATTGTCAAGTCTttgattaataaaaaatgtaagcTTTAAGAATTAAAATAACTGAAGTTTGTATTTTCTAAATTCGGTTGTAACTGCAAAAATGTACTAGAACCTGTAATCAAAATAATactaaatttaaatgttttctttttttcgtaAGGAAAACAACATCAAttttaacaaagaaaatataaagatatataacTAACATCAACAAGCTGTGCATCATTTATATGCTTCCTAATGTTTATTTACTTTCGTATTGTAAATACATTTTACATCCTGACAAAGTGATTAAATCAACAcagagtttgatgaaaatcaaaCTGCATGATCAATAGTATGAAGGTATTCATGTAAAAGGTATGTAAGAAAACTTTAAACAACACACACTTTTTTTAAGTAGTTGGAAGACtgtcaaagatttaaaaaaaaaatgaagcaaaCAAGGAATGAAGATGGGATGAGACAATATAGGGATCATAACAGGCAGTATATCTTGCTCGATTTACATGTGCCGGTATTTGTTCATATTTTACAGTGAGACAAAATGTGATTTACTCCCAACACTTAGTTTCCATGCTGTAATCATATTCGAAAAAGTTATAAAGTTTAAATGTTAGGTTCTGTATTAATAAATCACTTGAATTGCAGAAAATGAGCTTATCTTAACCCTAATAAAAGTACAACAACCGCCAAAGTAATTGTCAGTGCAATGATCAAATGAACGTAATGAAAAAATGAAGTTATAATAATTGCATGGTATGTCGTCAATTCGGCTTCtctgaaattaacaaatataggtcaccttAGAAGGCTTTCTGCAATGATCAAAATCCATAACCctaagtcagctataaaaggccccgaaatgacaccAAGTAATATGATAAATGAGGCTATgagtttttcatttaatttcaaagGAAAAGGAAAGCGAAAAAACCTGTCAATgcccgtgttgaaggccgtactttgacctatagtggtttacttttacacTCTGTGGCTTGGATGCCAGTCATATAACATCttattatatatatgatatcaAATTACATCAAATATCATCCTGGAACTAGAATTTGTCCATAAACATGTTGTATATAATCAGAACAACATTGGGGTCATCTTGACCCGACTTAtttctctctctatatatatatatatatatatttgaagaaCACCTATTCCtatttttaattttggatttTGCTCTACACACTATTATGATAACATATCATGTAAAAATGCAGATAAAAAGCTCACAATTATCATTATCGTTTACCTGTCAAAATGGatattaataaaatgttaaataatttttatgaagGCAACGTAAAAATGTCAAGAAACGAAACAAGACAGAACGTTAATGTTGTGATGCCTCTTGTGAATGACATTTTGCGGTACGTTCATGAAAAGGACAAACGGTTTCAAGTACAGCCATTAAATGTCGGGAGTTACTATTCCCACCTTAAAGTGTCTCGAGCTGACGAATTTGATTATAGTGTAGTCTTAGATGTTGGATCATCTCTGGATTGGGGTATTGGGACGCCATCTTATTATGGATATAATGGAAGCAACGAATTGGTTCTTTCATGGATTCCACTGCCATCACCACCCCCAGGAAAATGCCTTATAGAGGTTGGAGGACTGACACAAAGATGGAATAATGAAGGTTTAAATGAAGGACCGGCTTGTTTGACAATTGATGATCACATCATACCTATACGAGTTAAAAGAAGGTTTAAAGTACTCGTTAGTGAAGCTGTGAATCGACCACACATATATCAGTTTGTCGACGCAAGGCGATTATCCGAGTCACCTGCTACTACACTGATAATAAGCCATCCTAACATTGTAGGAGATACAATAAGTGTAGATCTTACACCTCTCATTAAATCACATGCTTCATTTCAACCAGAGTTTGGGTGGCCTAGATCAGGAGCCATATGGCCATCTTGTATAAAGATTCAAGAGATAATAGCTGAAGGAATCCACGGAGTTGCCAAAGATCCATTGTACTGGTCTTTGTCATTTGTCATGTGCGAAAAGAAATTGCTAGATGGCATTGACTCGAATGGAACTTGTCGTAAAAAAAGTCAACGGATAATGAAAAAAATACGTGAAAGTTGG
The window above is part of the Mytilus edulis chromosome 6, xbMytEdul2.2, whole genome shotgun sequence genome. Proteins encoded here:
- the LOC139526659 gene encoding protein mab-21-like 3, yielding MSRNETRQNVNVVMPLVNDILRYVHEKDKRFQVQPLNVGSYYSHLKVSRADEFDYSVVLDVGSSLDWGIGTPSYYGYNGSNELVLSWIPLPSPPPGKCLIEVGGLTQRWNNEGLNEGPACLTIDDHIIPIRVKRRFKVLVSEAVNRPHIYQFVDARRLSESPATTLIISHPNIVGDTISVDLTPLIKSHASFQPEFGWPRSGAIWPSCIKIQEIIAEGIHGVAKDPLYWSLSFVMCEKKLLDGIDSNGTCRKKSQRIMKKIRESWCPKGTKQVITSYHLQNILFWECESRPSDEEWTNEQLSIRIESMCHLLIQNIQRGNLPLYFHTGVNLLENKDRDVLDKVVQNIYRFLNNPEHYLI